A region of the Candidatus Palauibacter australiensis genome:
CGAGCAGCGCGGGGCGGCCTTCGCGGACTACGACGGGGATGGGCGCGTGGACGTGCTCATCAGCCAGAACGCCGCCGGGACGAAACTGTACCGGAACGCGGGCGCGAAGCCCGGGCTGCGCGTGCGGCTGCGTGGCGGCACCGGCAACCCGGTCGCCATCGGCGCCGCCATCCGCCTCGAGTACCGCGAGGGAGCGCTCGGTCCGCTACGAGAGGTGCGCGCCGGCGGAGGCTACTGGTCGCAGGACGATCCGGTACAGGTGATGGGACTCGCGGCGGAACCGACCGCCGTCCAGGTCCGCTGGCCCGACGGCTCCGAGACGGTCACGCCGCTCGACGCGCCGACCCCGCTCGAGGTCACGATCGACGCGACGGGCGCGCTCGCCGCCCGGCGCTGAGGGCCCGCCGCTGCCCCCTGCCTCCGCCGACGCCGACGATATTGACGCTGTCTGCCGGGTTCGCGACGTTCTCGCTCCGATGCGAGACCCTCCGAGGATTCCCGCCCCCCTTCGCCTGACGGCCCTCCTTCTGTCCGTCGGCTTCGCCGCGTGCGCGTCCGGCGTGTCCTACGATCCGGGAACCGTCGACGGAGAGCCGCTGGAAACGCCCTTTGCGGAGACCTTCAGCGTCGTCGAACGGGACGGTTACCGCATCGTCGACATCGAAGCGTCCGTCGTCACCTGGGGCGGGTCGGCCGGCGGGCCGCCCCAGCGCGCCCGTCTCGTGCTCGTCCCGAGGGGCCTGGAGCCGCCCGCCCTGACGGGGGATCTGGCGGGCGCCTCGCTGATCCGGACGCCCGTCCGGCGGATCGCCGTCAACGAGCAGCCCCAGGAGGCCATGCTGCGCGTACTCGGGGTCGAGGACCGGATCGTCGCGGTCGGTGGGCACAACAGTTACGACGATGACCTGCGCCGCAAAGCCCGCGCGGGTGAAATCCAGCAAATCGGCTATGGCTGGCACATGCCGCCGACGCTCGACGCGCTGGTGGCGGCGCGGCCCGACGTGCTGATCGCGCGCATGGCCGACCTCACGCACACCCAGCACATGGAGCGTGTCGAGTCGCTCGGCATTCCCGTCGTGCCAACCTTCGTCGATGCGGAGCCGCACTACATGGGCCGTGTCGAATGGGTTCGCCTGATGGGCCTGCTGACCGGGAGGGAGGCGGAAGCCGATGCGTTCGTGCAGAGGGTCTCGGAGGAGATCGACCGTCTGACGTCCCTCGCTCAAACGCAGCCGCGCCGGTCGGTTCTCTGGGCGTGGTACAGGAGCGCGGGCAATCGCTGGGCCGTCACGCAGCGCAACGCCGACGCGGCCCTCATTCGCGACGCGAACGCGGAACTTGTGCTCGGCGCCGAGGACGATCCCCAGCTCGACACCTTTTCCGACCTCTCGACGGAACGGCTCCTGCGGGATGCAACGGGGGCCGATTGCTGGATGATCCGCGACCCGCTCTCCGGAGTTTTCGACGATCGGGACGTGCTGGCGCGCTTCAAGGCGTACCGGGAGGGCTGCGTGTTCTGGGAGCCGGGCAAACCCCATCCCACCGCCGATTCGTGGGAGCTGTGGGAGATGGGGACCATCCGACCGGACTGGCACTTGGCCGACATCGTGAAGATGCTGCATCCGGAACTTCGAGACGGCGAGTGGCGGTACCTCGCACTGGAAACGTGGGAGGCGGGCCACGCGGGCGCGGGTCAGCACCAGTGATGCGACGCTACACCAGTTCCGCCGCGCTCGTCGCACTCTCCCTGCTGACGCTGACGTATGGGCAAATCGCGCTTCCCCTAGCCGACACGCTCGGCGCGCTGACGGGGGCGCAGTCGACCGACCTCGCCCGGCAGATCGTCCTCGATATTCGCCTCCCCAGGGTCGCCGCCGCGATCATCGCGGGTGGTGCACTCGGCATGGCGGGCGTGCTGATGCAGGCCCTCTTCCGGAACCCGGTCGCCGACGCGTGGTCCCTCGGCCTCCTCGCGGGCGGCCAGCTCGGGGTCGCCCTCACCGTGACCGCGGCGGCCTTCGCGGGTCCCGCGGCCGTGTCCTTCCTCACCTTCTTCGAGGGCCCCAGCATCACGCTCGCGGCCGCCGCGGGTGTCGCGGTCGCGGCGTTCGTCATGCTTGCGATCGGCCGCCGCGTCGGCGCCATCACGCTGCTCGTCATTGGCCTCATGCTCGGCTTCACCTCCCAGGGCCTCACAAGCGTGCTGCTTCACTTCGCGGCCCGCGCCGGCGGCCGCGTCTATGGCGGGTGGCAGGATGCGAGCTTTGCCGGCGTCGCGCCCGAAGCGCTGCCGTGGCTCGCGCTGCCGATCGTCATCGGTATCTGCGCCGCCGTCGCGACGGCCAAGCCGCTCAGCTCGCTGCTTCTCGGCGAGACCTACGCCCGCAGCCTCGGGGTCAACGTCACGTCCTTGAGACATGCCGTTCTTGCGGCAACCGTTCTCCTGGTGGCGCCCGTCGTGGCCTTCTGCGGGCCGGTGAGCTTCGTCGGCCTCATCGCGCCCCACTTCGCCCGGGCGCTCGCCGGAACGGCGCGGATCCTCCCGCTCCTTCCCCTCGCCGGACTCGGCGGCGCGCTGCTTGCCCTCGCCGGCGACGCCATCATCCATGCGCCGTGGGAACAGCACTTCCTTCACCTGAACGCGATCCTCGCCATCGTCGGCGCTCCGGTCGTGATTCTCATCCTGATCTTCTCGCCGGCCGTGAGGCAGTGGCGCTGATGCTGGATCTGCAGTCGCTCGCCGTGGGCTACCGCAACGCGCGGGGCGTCGTCCTCTCCGGCATCGATCTCTCGGCCGCTCCCGGCGACTTCGTCTGCATCCTCGGTCGCAACGGGTCCGGGAAATCGACGCTCATGCGCACGATCGCGGGGCTGCAAACGTCGCTCGACGGAATCGTAATGCTCGATGGCGACGTCGTGGCGTCGATGCGGCCGGCGACGCGTGCGCGCCGGATCGCCGTGGTGCTGACCGAGCGGCGGTTCAACCCGGGGCTCCGCGTCGACGACGTCATCGCCCTCGCCCGGCAGCCCTTCACGGACTGGCAGGGTGGACTGACGGACGATGACAGGGCTGCGATCGCCGACGCGGTCGCGGTCGCGGACGTCGAGCCGTTCCTGCGCCGCTTCTTCAGCGATCTCAGTGACGGGGAGCGACAGCGTGTGATGATCGCGCGGGCGCTTGCCCAGACCCCGCGGCTCATGGTCCTCGACGAGATCACCGCCTTCCTCGATCTGCCGAGCCGCGTCGAGATCATGGCCCTCCTGCGTTCCCAAGCCAGAGAGAAGGAGCAGATCGTCCTGCTCTCGAGCCACGACCTCGACCTGTCGCTTCAGCTCGCCGACAGCGTATGGCTTCTGGACGGCGAGGGCGGCTTCTCGGTCGGCACGCCGGACGCCTTGAGCCGGAACGGCGCGCTCGGCGGCGCTTTTGACTCCGACGCGATCCGATTCTCGCCCGCGGAAGGCCGCTTCGAGATCAGGGCTTAGCGACCGCCGGTCAGTGCCCGGATCCGCTGGGCGACCTCGCGGGCCATTTCGTTTGGAATCGGGATCGTGAGGTTGTACTGGGCGATCTTCCAACCCCCGTCTTCCATCACGAGCACGCCGCTGCCGCGCGTCTCGCCGAGGTTGGCGTTTTCGAGGCGCTCGTCGAACCAGGCGGTGCGCCCGCCAGGCGCGATCGCGACGTGGCGCTCGAGCATGTGGTAGGTCCAGCCCGTGCCCGTGTCGAAGCGGGCCCTCGTGTAGTCCATGAACTCTTCGCGCGTCCAGCGCTCGGTCGCGTCGGTGCCGAGGAAGACGGCCTCGCCGGCGTAGAGGCTGAAGTAGCGGTCGAAGTCGGCCTCCGAGGCCGCCTCGTGGAGCGCATCGAGGACCGCGGAGATCTCGCCCCGCGCATCATCCTGCCCGGCGAGGGGCGCGACCGGCGACGCCGACGCGATGACGAAGGCGAAGCCGGCCAGGCGAACAAGGGACCGGCGCGACCGTCGGGCGTCGTCGTTCATCGCGTTCATCGTGGATTCCTCGCGGTTTGGCAGCCCGTGGCTGCGGGGATTACGGGTGTCGGGAGATCCTACCTGAGCCGGCCGCGAGCAACTAGTCTGTGAGAGACTCCGAGTCCACGATCCTGTTCACGCTCGAGAGGATGTCATGCCGCCACCTGCCCCCGGCTCGATGCGGGGCCGCCGAGTTCCGGTGACCCGGACGGCCGCCGTTTCGATCCTCGCGATTCCCATCCTGGGCGGGTGCGCGACGGAAGCCGGGACGGACGGTTCGGAGCCGTACCCCGCCGGGCCGGACGCCGCCGTCGTGATCCGGGCGGACCGGATCCTCGACGGGCGCGGCGCCGTCCTCACGGGCCGGGAACTCGTGGTGCGGGGCGGGCGGATCGAAGCCATCGCCGAGGCGGGGGCCACGCGGGGGGCCGTGGTATACGAGCTCCCGGGCGCCTCGGTGCTGCCGGGACTCATCGACACTCACGTCCATCTCGGTTGGCACTTCGACGCGGCGACGGGGCGGCTGAGCAGCGCGGAGTCCACGGTCACGGCGGGGGATCGCGTGCTTTACGCCGCCGAGAACGCCTGGAACATGCTCGCCAGCGGCGTCACGACCGTGCAGAGCCTTGGCGGTCCGGAGGACGTGCCGGTCCGTGACGCGATCGCGCGCGGATCGCTGCCGGGACCGCGGATCCTCACGTCGATCCAGCCCATCACGCTCGGGAGCGGCGGACCGGAGGAGATCCGGACCCGCGTGGACGAGCTGGCGACGGCGGGCGCGGACGTGATCAAGATCTTCGCGTCCGCCAGCATCAGGGTCGGCGGCACCCCCACGCTGAGCCAGGAGCAACTCGACGCCGCCTGCGGCCAGGCGCGCGAGCGCGGCCTGCGCGCCGTGGTCCACGCTCACGGTCCCGAGAGCGCGCGGCGTTCGGCCCTCGCCGGCTGCCGGCAGATCGAGCACGGCGCCCTCCTCGACCGCGAGACGCTCGAACTCCTGGCCGAACGCCAGCTCTACTACGATCCGCACACCCACCTGATCTTCGAGAACTACTTCGTGAACCAGGACCGCTACCTCGGCATCGGGAACTACACGGAAGACGGATTCCGCCAGATGCGCGCGGCGGCGCCGGTCGCGCTCGCCGCCTTCCGCGAGGCCCTCGATGTCGAGGGGCTCGACATCGTGTTCGGGACCGATGCCGTGGCTGGAGCGCACGGGCGCAACTGGACGGAACTGGTGTACAGAGTGCGTGAAGGCGGGCAGGACCCGATGGATGCCATCGTCTCGGCCACGAGCCTGGCGGCGGCTTCGCTCGAGCTGGAGGAGACGGTGGGCACCCTCGCGCCGGGGTTCGAGGCCGATGTGATCGCGGTGGCGGGCGACCCGACGGCCGATATCGGCGCCCTCGAGCATGTCGTACTCGTGATGCGGGGGGGCGTCGTCTACCGGCACCGGCCGCTCGCGGGGATTCCGTGAAGCGGCGATCCCTTCGCCGGCGGCGCGACGGCTTTAGGCCACGGCGACACCCGGGGAGCAGGACTCCCGTAAGGAGGCGCATGAAACGCTCGATCGAAGATGCGCAGCAGCGACTCGCCGAGAAGTTGCTCTCGCGCAAGGACGTGTCCGCTGTGGGCATCGGGGCCGACAACGGGGACCCGTGCCTGAAGGTCTACCTCTCCGGGTCTTCTTCCCGGCGATCGATCCCCGACCGCTACGACGGACACCCGGTGCGGGTGGTCGGCGGGGGCCCGTTCCGGGCGCAGGGGAACGGGCCGGCGGGCCCGGCGGCCGGCAGCGCGTGACGGACGGCGAGGACGGACGATGACACCGCGTCGGAACCTCGTGCTCGCGATCACGATCGCGGTCGCCACATGCGTCGGGGTCGGCATCCACTGGACGCTGACGTCCTGGCCGACGCGGCCCCCGACGCTGCCTCCGCCGCCGCTTCCCACGCGTCCGCCGTTGCGGCCCCCGGACGCCTCCCCCCAGGAGTGGCTGGCGGCCGCCATGCAGGTCCAGAGCGACAGCGAGTCGATGCTCTTCGCCGTTCCGGGCGTGGTCGGCGTGGGAATCGGGTTCACGGGCGCGGGGATGCCGACGATCAAGGTCTTCGTCGACCCCGCCGCTTCCCGGGGACCCCGCGGTCTCCAGGGCATACCGGAGGCGCTCGGTCTCTTCCCGGTCACCATCGAGCCGGCCGGCCCGTTCCGCGTACTGCCGCCGGAGCCCGTCGCGCCGGTTTCGGCGGACGAAGGACCGGTGCCAACGGGGCGCTTCGACCGGCCGGTGCCCATGGGCGTGTCCACGGGGCACACCCGCTCCACGGCGGGCACGATCGGCGCCGTCGTGACCGATGGCGAGCGCCGGTACGCACTCAGCAACTGGCACGTGTTCGTGCCGGGCGGCGAGGGACAGGTGGGCGACGTTCTCCTGCAGCCGGGACCCGTCGATGGCGGCTCGGATCCCGGGGACGCGATCGGCACGCTGACGGCGTTCGAGCCGGTGGTCCTGTCGCCGTTCGCGTCGAACCGGATCGATGCGGCGATCGCGCGCACGGACGACGTGCTGCCGGAGACGCCGGTGGGGGGCTATGGGTCGCCGCGCGGCACGACGATGGCGGCGAAGCCGGGGCTGCAGGTCCAGAAGTACGGGCGGACGACGCGCCTCACGGTCGGGGAGGTGGAGGCGGTCAACACGTCCATCAACGTGACCTACGGGTCGGCCGGATCGCAGGTGGGCCGCTTTGTCGGTCAGATCATGGTGTGCTGCAACTTCAGCAAGGGCGGCGATTCCGGCTCCCTGATCGTGGCGCGCGATCTGGACCGCGACGGGAACGCGGGCCCGGACGACCGCAAGCCGGTCGCGCTGCTCTTCGCCGGCGACGGCCGGCTCACGATCGCCAATCCGATCGACCTCGTGCTCGACCGCTTCGACGTGACGATCGTCGGCGAAGACACCGGGCGCTGACGCCGACCCCCCGCCGGTCCGTGGCAAAACCCCGCTGCGGGCTGCTAGCTTGACGTCATGACACGTTTCCGGTCGCACTTCCTGCCGCGTACGCCGACGGGCCGCCGGCTCGTCATCGTCTTCCTGGTCCTGTTCGCGTTCACGCAGTGGCCGTTCGTGTACTGGATCGGCAACCGGGTCGAGCCGTGGATCGGCGGCCTGCCCTTCCTCTACGTGTACCTGCTCGTCGTCTACATCCTCCTCATCGGCGTGCTGATCCAGGTACAGAGGCGGGGTCTCTGATGGAGGCCTGGGTCGTCGCGACCGGTCTCATCTTCGTCTATCTCCTGGCCACCATCGTGCTCGGGGCGGTCGCGAACCGGCGCATGTCCGTGGACCTGGAGGATTTCCTCCTCTACGGACGCAAGGCCGGGTTCATCGTCCTCTACCTCACCGTCGTCGCCACCTACCATTCGGCGTTCGCCTTCCTCGGTTCGGGCGGGTTCTTCTACACGCACGGGATCGGGTTCTGGGCGGCGGGCGCGTGGACGGTGCTCGTCGGCGCGATCACGTACGTGCTCGGGAGCCGGATCTGGGCGCTGGGGAAGACGTTCGGCTACATCACGCCGGCCGACCTGCTGGCGGACTTCTACGAGTCGGATGCCGTCCGGGTGGTGGCGGCGATCGTCTCCGTGCTGTTCACGATCCTCTACATCCAGGTCCAGGCCGTGGGGCTGGGCTACATCCTGTCCGTGGCGTCGGGAGACCGGATCTCGTTCGAACTCGGCACGCTGATCCTTCTCATCGTCGCGGCGGGATATCTCATCGCGGGCGGCCTGCGCGCCGTCTACTGGACGGACGTGATCCAGGGCGTGTGGATGTACGTCGCCGTGTGGGCGGGCGCGCTCGTGCTCGCCTTCGAGCTGTTCGGAGGACCGCTCGAGCTGTGGCGTCAGGTCGCGGCGGAACGCCCCGATTTGCTGACGCTTCCGGGGCCGGAGGGGTTCTTCACGCCGGGGATGTGGTTCGGGATGATCGTCGTGCTTTCGTTCGGGATCGTCTTCCAGCCGCACCTCTTCATCCGCTACTACACCGCGGTCTCCGCCCGCACGATCAAGTTGCTGGGCGCGACGACCCCCATCTACCTGATGACGCTCTACATCCCGGCGGCGCTCGTCGGCCTGGGCGGCGCGGTGGTGATGCCGGACATCGCGATTCCGGACCGGATCTTCCCGGAAATGCTCTTCGCGTATGCCCCGGCCTGGCTCACGGGCGCGATTCTGGCGGGCGCGACGGCGGCGGCGATGTCCACGCTCGACTCGATGCTGCATGCGAACATGACGGTGCTGACGCGCGATGTGTACCAGCGCTACATCCGCACCGGCGCGAGTCAGAATCACTACATCCTCATCGGCCGGCTCATCGTCGTGGCCCTCCTCGCGGTCGGGTACTTCCTCTCCGTGAGCACCTTCGATTTCCTCGTGCAGCTCGTCGCCCTGTCCGGGTCTGGCGCGCTGCAGCTGATGCCGGCCGTCCTCGGGGTCTGCTTCCCGGGCCGACACCTGACGACGAAGAC
Encoded here:
- a CDS encoding sodium:solute symporter family protein encodes the protein MEAWVVATGLIFVYLLATIVLGAVANRRMSVDLEDFLLYGRKAGFIVLYLTVVATYHSAFAFLGSGGFFYTHGIGFWAAGAWTVLVGAITYVLGSRIWALGKTFGYITPADLLADFYESDAVRVVAAIVSVLFTILYIQVQAVGLGYILSVASGDRISFELGTLILLIVAAGYLIAGGLRAVYWTDVIQGVWMYVAVWAGALVLAFELFGGPLELWRQVAAERPDLLTLPGPEGFFTPGMWFGMIVVLSFGIVFQPHLFIRYYTAVSARTIKLLGATTPIYLMTLYIPAALVGLGGAVVMPDIAIPDRIFPEMLFAYAPAWLTGAILAGATAAAMSTLDSMLHANMTVLTRDVYQRYIRTGASQNHYILIGRLIVVALLAVGYFLSVSTFDFLVQLVALSGSGALQLMPAVLGVCFPGRHLTTKTGVIVGIGWGLATLCVTLIIFPHPLGLHGGVWGLVVNFLVTWFVSRVTPPPSDVTVSRIHGAVERFVYEGDPA
- a CDS encoding ABC transporter substrate-binding protein — protein: MRDPPRIPAPLRLTALLLSVGFAACASGVSYDPGTVDGEPLETPFAETFSVVERDGYRIVDIEASVVTWGGSAGGPPQRARLVLVPRGLEPPALTGDLAGASLIRTPVRRIAVNEQPQEAMLRVLGVEDRIVAVGGHNSYDDDLRRKARAGEIQQIGYGWHMPPTLDALVAARPDVLIARMADLTHTQHMERVESLGIPVVPTFVDAEPHYMGRVEWVRLMGLLTGREAEADAFVQRVSEEIDRLTSLAQTQPRRSVLWAWYRSAGNRWAVTQRNADAALIRDANAELVLGAEDDPQLDTFSDLSTERLLRDATGADCWMIRDPLSGVFDDRDVLARFKAYREGCVFWEPGKPHPTADSWELWEMGTIRPDWHLADIVKMLHPELRDGEWRYLALETWEAGHAGAGQHQ
- a CDS encoding amidohydrolase family protein produces the protein MTRTAAVSILAIPILGGCATEAGTDGSEPYPAGPDAAVVIRADRILDGRGAVLTGRELVVRGGRIEAIAEAGATRGAVVYELPGASVLPGLIDTHVHLGWHFDAATGRLSSAESTVTAGDRVLYAAENAWNMLASGVTTVQSLGGPEDVPVRDAIARGSLPGPRILTSIQPITLGSGGPEEIRTRVDELATAGADVIKIFASASIRVGGTPTLSQEQLDAACGQARERGLRAVVHAHGPESARRSALAGCRQIEHGALLDRETLELLAERQLYYDPHTHLIFENYFVNQDRYLGIGNYTEDGFRQMRAAAPVALAAFREALDVEGLDIVFGTDAVAGAHGRNWTELVYRVREGGQDPMDAIVSATSLAAASLELEETVGTLAPGFEADVIAVAGDPTADIGALEHVVLVMRGGVVYRHRPLAGIP
- a CDS encoding iron chelate uptake ABC transporter family permease subunit; amino-acid sequence: MRRYTSSAALVALSLLTLTYGQIALPLADTLGALTGAQSTDLARQIVLDIRLPRVAAAIIAGGALGMAGVLMQALFRNPVADAWSLGLLAGGQLGVALTVTAAAFAGPAAVSFLTFFEGPSITLAAAAGVAVAAFVMLAIGRRVGAITLLVIGLMLGFTSQGLTSVLLHFAARAGGRVYGGWQDASFAGVAPEALPWLALPIVIGICAAVATAKPLSSLLLGETYARSLGVNVTSLRHAVLAATVLLVAPVVAFCGPVSFVGLIAPHFARALAGTARILPLLPLAGLGGALLALAGDAIIHAPWEQHFLHLNAILAIVGAPVVILILIFSPAVRQWR
- a CDS encoding ABC transporter ATP-binding protein; the protein is MLDLQSLAVGYRNARGVVLSGIDLSAAPGDFVCILGRNGSGKSTLMRTIAGLQTSLDGIVMLDGDVVASMRPATRARRIAVVLTERRFNPGLRVDDVIALARQPFTDWQGGLTDDDRAAIADAVAVADVEPFLRRFFSDLSDGERQRVMIARALAQTPRLMVLDEITAFLDLPSRVEIMALLRSQAREKEQIVLLSSHDLDLSLQLADSVWLLDGEGGFSVGTPDALSRNGALGGAFDSDAIRFSPAEGRFEIRA
- a CDS encoding nuclear transport factor 2 family protein, with translation MNAMNDDARRSRRSLVRLAGFAFVIASASPVAPLAGQDDARGEISAVLDALHEAASEADFDRYFSLYAGEAVFLGTDATERWTREEFMDYTRARFDTGTGWTYHMLERHVAIAPGGRTAWFDERLENANLGETRGSGVLVMEDGGWKIAQYNLTIPIPNEMAREVAQRIRALTGGR